The Vigna angularis cultivar LongXiaoDou No.4 chromosome 6, ASM1680809v1, whole genome shotgun sequence genome contains the following window.
tatttttttagtaatttaaatagtttatatttagtatttttattaattaaatagtttataataaaaaaaagttattaattaattagaatttataaaaaaatattctataataataaaaattcaaaaaaagaaatttataatgaaatataattgtttttcaatttttaattacataattataataattatagttataaattattttatacaaaatttaatttaattacaaaaataattaaaatcatgaaatttatttatttaataatattaaaaaatttaattattaattagatataattttaattattttaaaaacatttaaaaatattatttataaattataaatgattttaattaataaaaataatataaaagtataaaaaaaaagtaaaaatgtaaGGGGTGTACGACTTCTATAAGAGAAGTCGTTAAGCCCCGTacaagttcaattttttttttaaattttttttataaaaatagcttggtaatcaattaccagATACTTGTGTCAAGGTGTACgatttttggggtgcacgattTCACCTCTGATCACTGTGTCAGAGTGAAATCGTGCAAGAAGAACACAACTTgtctatttttgtaattaaattttttttgtctattttcGTAATATGTCTCTCATTTTTTCCTACTATGGTACAAAAcctaagtttcttatttgtacGAAAAGAGAaagttaataaaagtatattgaagacttataaacatattttataatcttaGAGGTTACTCATGTTTAATTCGAATATTCCAAATAATCTcaataaacttttaataattCTTAAAAGTTGTAATGATTTCTTTAGGTTCCACTGGGTACAATTTTATCTGTTTTTATGGTAAAACATCGTGATAATATTATATCAATCACAGAACGAAAGAGTAAAATGAATCTTTGAGCAaaaacttcttttattttaaatgagaaAATGCTAATTCAATTTGAAGATTTGTATCCTTGTCTTTTCCTCTAACCCCTTCCAATTATAAGGATTTATTTGTGTATACGAAAAACCAAAGTCATAATTTGCAAGTACTTTATTTCTTAGTAATAAAGTTACACTAATCTATTAAGTATTTGTagtattttctaattaaaattaaaattttacagcTTACAGCTTACGTGATAAAACTTGACGTTAAAAATCCATACTAACTATGAAAGTTAAATTTTGTCTTCAGTTACGATACAGTATTAAAAGAACGGCAAACAGAtctatatattttcattattatatatataactatatttttataataatatttgtataaataactttgaatcatattgttataattttcattcagatttaatttatgtaacaacccaaacccaaacccaaacccaaaatatatagtaaaaactatataaataatacTCAAAATCATGATAGAACAGTTAAAAACTTGTAGATAAGGAGTTAAtcttacagtcatccaaaatggttataaaatttaaaactttatctacaatagagtatttcaaaagatAACAGACAACTAAAAGATCAAATCTAAAACTAGACAGAGCGTCATCGCCCTCCAGTGCCTGCTCCAAAAGAACCTCATtcacctctgctcacatccaaatgtatgatcattgcaaaaggaAAACATCACACGTACAACATACAAATACAAgagtaagggtgagctaggtaAACAAAgatcatataattataataacctAAGACATGTAGAGCTAAATCAAACACATCATACTGATCACACATCCTAGCATGTTAACTTTTAAACTTGACTCGTTCGGACTTAGAATAATTACCGAGCTATGgtgggttatgcactcgtggtggtctctactactttgcaaagccattgccaaagGGTTTCACCCTGCCaccctcacgaggttagtccgttgcgggccttgaggcatactggaagtCCTCAAGACTAAGActtcctgctactcctcaccacatggttcaatcttctctacttgagaatgaaagaccattggagtttcaggaaaATCCCAAAAACTGAGCTCCCTGCAATTACTCTAAACAACCTGGAATCTTACCAAGAGATTCTATACTGATCTTACAATCACCCCCTTGAATCACATAATTTTGCTTGTACATTCAATCATAatcatacatatttatatactaCCATACACCTTAAACACACTTCACCAgatatatcaatatttaataGAATTTCATCCCATAAAATAGCAAAAGAGAGAAACCTGCTTACCATCATTCGCTCTGCGCACCTAATTCGCAAGGCGATACCAGGAGTCACTCGCATAGTAATTtgtctcgctatgcgaattaactcgcagAGGTACCAGACCTcaacctctcgcatagcgaaCCCCGGTCGCTATGCAAGAACCCCAAACAGAGACCAACCTTCCCATACCACTCGCTATGTCGTCCCTTTCGCTATTcgaataaaattagaattaactCAAGACCACTAGCAGGCGCATAGCGCCTTGATTCGCCAAGCGAATCACTAGACAAAGAGCAACCCATCCCAACCATTCGCACAACGCCCAATTCGCTATTCGAATAAACCAACAGAGAGCAACCTCTCACGTCATCCGCACAGCGCAccaactcgctgtgcgaatgccCTTGGCAGAGAGCACCCTATCATAGCGACTCGCCATGCGAAACTACTTGCACAgtgagtctgcataatctgcagaacgtaattctgcagatttatgCAGCTCAAACACCAAATACATATTCTAACCACTTTcttcaacttctaacactcctagattgtattatacacctaattagacttgtctaagtgattctaaacatGCCTACCACTAATCTAATGAGATTATGAACCAATTTCTACTCTAAAACACTCAATTTCACCACTTAAGGAGCCAAATCAAAATCTATCACTTGCACATGTTTCTGACCATTTAAAAGACTCCtacaagtcacaaatgacttaCCTATAATGCCTAAACAGACCAAAAGAGCCACTGAGCTCTAATTCCCAATTTCACCatctcacttcctctaaaatgaCCTAAAACCACCACCAATACACTGAACTTTATCAATAATAGCTACTACAACAGAATACAAACTTCTAACTTACtcaattacaaaattacattaCATCTAAATCAGCCCACAAACCACATTTCACAGTTTCATCATTTGACAatcaattcatacataatttacTTATACTAAAAACTACATTTCAGCTCAAACAACAACTATATGCAGAGATCAATACACACACCTATCAAACCATCAATTCAAGTAaaaatctaactccccttacctcataGATTCACAGCCCAGCTCGCCGGATTACCTCTACAGTACCTTGCACCGCAAGAAAACTCAACAGGACCCTAtaaatcaccaattggtgacCAAGAACAACTCTGAGAGCTAAAATTTGACAGAGAATGGACAGGAGAACACCCAAAACACATGCAATCAGTAGAGATTGTCTGGTCCAGGTTTGAAAACAGcggagagaaagagaagaacaaCTTACCTACTGGAATcgagaaattgatcggtcagtTACGAAGCCTTCAACGCCGTGGACGTATGAGCACCTCATGATCGTCAATCTGAGAGCTCAGTGAGAAGGAATTCTAGAGAAGGTAGAGAACGAGTAGAGAACGaagtttttagagagatgaagtgATTTAGATAATGAAGTGAGCTTTAGTAAGTTATATCTATATTATacgattattttaaaactaaaaagctCGTCTCATATTTAATCCACTTATCTACTCTATTACTCTATTTTCCAggttcttacattctccccaacaacaaaattttcggCCTCGAAAATTAGACTTACTAGAGAACAGGTGAGGATAAGACTCCCTCATGTCTCCCGCTAACTCCCAAGTGGAATCATCTGTCCTACTATCCCATACAACTTTGACTAGACTGATGGTTTTACCTCTAAGTTGTTTGGTTTGGTTCTTGTTATTGAAGCTTCTGTATTTTTCTGATTGATCATAGAAGCTTGCATGAATTTTTCTAGAGTATCCTCTAATTTGGTTGTTCTTTCATACACAGAAGGATTTTGTTGTTGATGCTGATAAGGAGGTTGTCTATTTGAAGGACCAACATCTTGTTTCCATCCAAAATTCTGACTTTGATTGTTTCTCCATCCTTGTGAAAAGTTATTGTTGTTAGAGAAATTCCCTGATCTTCCTTGATTACTCACATATTGAACTTCTCCTTCTTGTGGGCTACTTTGATATGAACAATGACCATTGGGATGGTCACCTCCACAGAAGTTACATCTCATGGGTTGTTGACTAGGAGAAGATTGTACTGCTTTTAACTGCTCAGGTAAGTTAGCCATTTGTTTGGTTAATGCTTCCATCTGCTGAGTCAGAATTTTATTCTGAGCTAAAATTGCATCTGTAGTGCTGAGATCAAGAATTCCTTTCCGCTGAACTGTTTGTCTGTTATGTTGGGCTTTATGGTCTGTAGATGCTAGTGCCTCAATGATTCTTGTTGCTTGTTCTGCATCTACAGATATCATTGTTCCTCCAGCCGCTGCATCTAATATCATTTTGGTGTCTGGCCTCAGACCATTGCAGAAAATGTTTAGTTGAGCAATATCTTCAAAACCATGATTGGGGCATCTCCTCAACAAAGAATTAAATCGTTCCCAAGCTTCACAGAATGGTTCATCTTGTCCTTGCCTAAAAGTAGAAATCTCAGTTTTTGCCTTAATGTAACGAGAAGGTGGAAAGAATCTGTTCAAGAATTTATCTTCTACATCACTCCACTTGTTCAGACTCTGGTTGGGATGTGATTTAAGCCATTCCTTTGCTCTACCTgtcaaagaaaaaggaaacaaacgCATATATACATGGTCaagatctccttcttcaaatccCATAGTTCCTACTAGTTCATAGAATGTAGAGAGATGAATGTATGGATCTTCATTATCCATTCCAGTGAATTGATGAGAACTGATTAGGCTAAGGAaagctggcttcatctccaaAGTTTTGGTGGTGGGCGGTATTACTATGCTAGAAAAATATCTTGGCCCTTGTTGCATAGCATAGTCTCCAAGTGTTCTTCTAGGTGGATTTGGTCCTTCTTCCGCCATGTTTTCTGTTTCCTGATGTGTGATGGAAGTATTGgaagatttttcctttgtttttcctTGCTTCTTCTTGTTTTTGCCTCTACTTCTTCGAGCGGTTTTTTCTATCTCTGGGTCAAATGCTAATTGATCTTTAGAAACCTGACCTCTTAAGAACATAAATCAAAACAGCTCAAGCAAGGATTAGtacaaatgagaaaataaaataaactatctaattaagaagaaaagaaaaaaaaatatattcacaaAGCTGGATGagataacttttttaaaaattcaaaagaaaccGTTCCCCGGCAACAGCGCCAAAAATACTTGTTAGACTTTTGGCAAGCGTACCAATAGTCAACTGTAGTATAATGATTTTTGAGTAAGAGTGTCGAACCCACGAGGAACAGTTTCGATTAAACAGATAAATTTTTATCTCAAACAGTATATATACAAGGATGTTCAACTTGATTCAtgattgatgttgataaataaaactacgttgcgtgaaagtaaaataataacaacGAATAACTTAACGAAGATTAATATGAGAAGTTGGGATTGAATTCATCTATCTCACTCGTCTGCAATCTGGatgaatacaaacatataaCAACTGAAATTACCAACATTGATGCAACACACAAAAGTCATTTATATCGATTCCTcgcatataaaattcataagacCAGTTCCTTGAATATTGATTCCTCACATATCCAACAAACTGTCCAGCATTATATTCAAGTGTTATAAGCAATTGATAAACTGAAATCTATCCCTAGCATCACAGAATATCAAGTATTCTTGCTCAGATCAGGGTTTTAGAAATACTTTCCAGTCAAGTCTAAAATCCACATTCATGAAACTATTGATCAGGTAGAATCAAGCATTAAGAGTAGAACAAAAATACCAATgttgaataaaaacagaaatgctatatataaatatcaccaGATTACATCCGAGTTCGAATCGATTACATTCAATCCCAAGAGAAGAGATCAGCCACTCATAGTAGCCATTAGCATTctaagagatgaagaagaagatcctacaactaaagtggaagaaaaactcTTTGGGTGCTTCTTTCTCCGTAGCTCTCcgtctttgttttttctttctgcttCGTAAATATATAaactgcccgaattctcgcttaagctaaattattcttgCTTAAGCGAGAAGAAACTTtttggagaagatagtcattctcgcttaagctaaaatattctcgcttaagcgagaatgactttTAAGGTAATGGCTTCCTGGAcaagtctagcttaagcgaaatcattctagcttgggCGAAATGTTGCAGGATTTGCTCTTCTCTCTTAGTTTACCTGAAATGTATACAAACTAGGGATCAAATGATTTCCTTTTACTCAACAACTCAGAAACATGTGATTACATTTCATCTTTCTTAGATTGGGGaaaattgatacaaatgtactcaattcaaaacataagtgctaaaattccatatgaaaattAACTACTTTTTTGCACTTATCAGTTCTCCACAATCCTGACAGGCTGCACCTCCATAGACAAATCCTCCCTTACTTGCACATCTTCAGCTTCCAACACATGAGATGGATTAGACACATACTTCCTGAGTTGTGAGACATGAAACACTGAATGAAGATTCGCCAGTTGGGGTGGCATGACTATATCATAAGCAACTGGCCCCACACGTCTCAATATCTGATAATAACAGCTTACCCGCTGGAATTGAGAAATTGATCAGTCAGTTACGAAGCCTTCAACGCCGTGGACGTCtgggcacctcctgatcgtcaatcTGACAGCTCAATGAGAAGgaattctagagagaaggtagagaacgAGTAAAGAACGaagtttttagagagatgaagtgatttagataatgaactAAGCTTTAGTAAGTTATATCTATATTATacgattattttaaaactaaaaagctcgtctcattattttaatccaCTTATCTACTGTATTACTCTATTTTTCAGGTTCTTACAATTTaagttttactattttaaaaataattttaccataaaatataatatggaTTCTTAATTTAAGTGAAAAATTAActatgaattaaatttatattttgaaaattattttagttataatacATTGTAGCTGAATACAAACATTTTTAt
Protein-coding sequences here:
- the LOC128197525 gene encoding uncharacterized protein LOC128197525; this encodes MAEEGPNPPRRTLGDYAMQQGPRYFSSIVIPPTTKTLEMKPAFLSLISSHQFTGMDNEDPYIHLSTFYELVGTMGFEEGDLDHVYMRLFPFSLTGRAKEWLKSHPNQSLNKWSDVEDKFLNRFFPPSRYIKAKTEISTFRQGQDEPFCEAWERFNSLLRRCPNHGFEDIAQLNIFCNGLRPDTKMILDAAAGGTMISVDAEQATRIIEALASTDHKAQHNRQTVQRKGILDLSTTDAILAQNKILTQQMEALTKQMANLPEQLKAVQSSPSQQPMRCNFCGGDHPNGHCSYQSSPQEGEVQYVSNQGRSGNFSNNNNFSQGWRNNQSQNFGWKQDVGPSNRQPPYQHQQQNPSVYERTTKLEDTLEKFMQASMINQKNTEASITRTKPNNLEVKPSV